ACGAAACTGGCACATACTTTGAATGTCTGACCGCAGTCGCTGGACGCTTTGGGGGCTGGCGGCAAGGAGAGTCGGCTCCAAGCCGAGGACAAGCAAAGGATGGGAAACCAGATGAAGATTGTGATGGCCATCATCAAGCCGTTCAAGCTGGATGAGGTGCGCGAAGCCCTCACCGCTGTTGGCATCCAGGGCCTGACCGTGACCGAAGTAAAGGGTTACGGCCGCCAGAAGGGGCACACGGAAATCTACCGCGGCACCGAATACGCCGTAAGCTTTCTGCCGAAACTGAAGATCGAAATCGCCGTCTCTTCCGAGCTCGCGGACAAGGCCGTCGAGGCAATCGCTTCCGCCGCCAAGACCGGCCAGATCGGCGACGGCAAGATCTTCGTCTACTCGATCGACCAGGCGGTCCGCATCCGCACCGGCGAAACCAATTCTGAAGCTCTGTAAGAACGGCTGTTAGGGGAGTTGTTACTGATGTCGTTTACCAAGTTTTCTTCCACTTTCGCGCGGATCGGCGCCGCTTCGGCCGCGCTGCTGGCGCCGGCTGTCGCCTTTGCGCAGGAAGCCGCACCGGCCGCCGCGGAAGCTGCAGCCGCAGCACCCGTGCCGGACAAGGGCGATACCGCCTTCATGTTCCTTTGCACCATCCTCGTCCTCTTCATGCTGGTTCCGGGCCTTGCCCTGTTCTACGGCGGTCTCGTTCGTGCCAAGAACATGCTCTCCGTGCTGATGCAGTGCACCGTCGTCGGCGCCTCCATCATGCTCGTATGGGTCATCTACGGCTATTCCTTCGCCTTCGGCGGCTCGACCAACGCCTTCTTCGGCGGCACGGCCAAGCTCTTCCTCTCGGGCGTGACGATGGATTCGACGGCTGCAACCTTCTCGGATGC
The window above is part of the Rhizobium sp. ACO-34A genome. Proteins encoded here:
- a CDS encoding transcriptional regulator (indirectly regulates nitrogen metabolism; at high nitrogen levels P-II prevents the phosphorylation of NR-I, the transcriptional activator of the glutamine synthetase gene (glnA); at low nitrogen levels P-II is uridylylated to form PII-UMP and interacts with an adenylyltransferase (GlnE) that activates GlnA), whose translation is MGNQMKIVMAIIKPFKLDEVREALTAVGIQGLTVTEVKGYGRQKGHTEIYRGTEYAVSFLPKLKIEIAVSSELADKAVEAIASAAKTGQIGDGKIFVYSIDQAVRIRTGETNSEAL